The window GTCTGGTCAAGATACATGGTTAACAGGTGTTAACAGACATGGTTAACACTTCTGTATGCCGTGGATGGAGACCGATAAGATAACCCAAAGAAGAGATTTCGTCTTCCTGGCATCGAAGCCTGGAGCGAACAAACGCGAGCTGATCCGCCGTTTCGGCATAAGCCCGCCGACTGCCTACAAGTGGCTGGAGCGCTACCGCAAGGAAGGCTTGCCTGGTCTGGAGGACCGCTCGCGTCGGCCGGCGGGGCAGCCCAACAAGAGCTGCCCCGAGGTGGAGAGGAAGGTCTTGGAGCTTCGCCGCAAGCACGACTGCTGGGGAGCGCGCAAGCTGCGCCGCCTGCTGCAAAACGCCGGGGAAAAGGAGCTTCCCTCGGCGACCACCGTGCACAACATCATCCGCCGCGCCGGCTTGCTCGGCCAAGGCTCTCGCCCGTGCGTGGCGCCCAGGAGCTTCGAGCGTTCGCAGCCCAACGAGCTTTGGCAGATGGACTTCAAGGGGCACTTCGAGATGGCCGGGTCGAAGCGCTGCCACCCGCTCACCGCCTGCGACGACCACTCCCGCTTCAACCTCATCCTCAAGGCCTGCGAGGACGAGAGGACCTCCACGGTGCAGGAATGCCTGCTGTCATGCTTCGGCAAGTACGGGCTGCCTTGGGCCATCCTCTGCGACAACGGTTCGCCCTGGGGGCGGGGGTTCGGGGCGGCCAGCGAGCTGGAGGCCTGGCTGCTGCGCCTGGGGGTGGAGACGATCCACGGCCGCCCCCTGCACCCCCAGACGCAAGGCAAGGAGGAACGCT of the Pelagicoccus enzymogenes genome contains:
- a CDS encoding IS481 family transposase, which encodes MPWMETDKITQRRDFVFLASKPGANKRELIRRFGISPPTAYKWLERYRKEGLPGLEDRSRRPAGQPNKSCPEVERKVLELRRKHDCWGARKLRRLLQNAGEKELPSATTVHNIIRRAGLLGQGSRPCVAPRSFERSQPNELWQMDFKGHFEMAGSKRCHPLTACDDHSRFNLILKACEDERTSTVQECLLSCFGKYGLPWAILCDNGSPWGRGFGAASELEAWLLRLGVETIHGRPLHPQTQGKEERFHQTLKHELLGRTTLWRDLEHCDREFARFRETYNHVRPHRSLDLDCPADRYRASERALPATIPHCLSFYGEAEQVRKVKSKGDLMFKGRSFFIGRAFIGESVAINQFDDLRWEVFYCWKSLGMIDLSRATKPRNNYNALLAPPGRLGVQGEQEAHLKSVNHVP